In the genome of Raphanus sativus cultivar WK10039 chromosome 4, ASM80110v3, whole genome shotgun sequence, one region contains:
- the LOC108851613 gene encoding L-type lectin-domain containing receptor kinase V.5-like, translated as MFILFRAVLALFFTLFHISHGYFVPTGSVGIGYNGYFTLTNTTKHTHGQAFDSDPVSFTNSSTNITTSFSVNFFFAIVPEHDLQGSHGMAFVISPTRGLPGASSDQYLGIFNETTNGKASNNVIAIELDIHKDEEFGDIDDNHVGVNINGMRSVVSASAGYYDDKDGKFRNLSLISREVMRLSIVYSQPDKQLNVTLFPASISVPPRKPLLSLNKDLSPYLLEEEMYLGFTASTGWVGAIHYMMGWFISGEIEFPRLDFGMLPVLPRYPKKASHRTKTILAVCLTASVIAAFIASWIGFVFYLRHKKVKEVLEEWEIQYGPHRFAYKELFDATKGFKEKQLLGRGGFGQVYKGALPGSDAEIAVKRTSHDSRQGMSEFLAEISTIGRLRHPNLVRLLGYCRHKEDLYLVYDFMPNGSLDKYLYYRNNENQERLTWEQRFKIIKNVASALLYLHQEWVQVIIHRDIKPANVLIDHEMNARLGDFGLAKLYDQGFDPETSKVAGTLGYIAPEFLRTGRATTSTDVYAFGLVMLEVVCGRRLIERRAGEDEEVLVDWILDLWEKGEDILVAVEGNIRQEQNRGQLELVLKLGVLCSHQAPSVRPAMSAVMRILSGVSELPDNLLDVVRDEKLRGCQEKPMELLFDVNSLGTSTYTDSLVSHAR; from the coding sequence ATGTTTATTCTCTTTAGAGCAGTTCTTGCTCTGTTCTTTACTCTGTTTCACATCTCTCATGGCTACTTCGTCCCAACAGGATCCGTAGGAATCGGCTACAACGGCTACTTCACTTTAACCAACACAACGAAACACACACACGGTCAAGCTTTCGACAGCGACCCAGTTTCATTCACAAACTCATCAACAAACATCACAACATCTTTCTCAGTCAACTTCTTCTTCGCCATCGTCCCTGAGCATGACCTGCAAGGCTCACACGGTATGGCTTTCGTTATCTCTCCAACAAGAGGCCTCCCCGGAGCTTCCTCTGATCAGTACTTAGGAATATTCAACGAAACTACCAACGGTAAAGCTTCTAACAACGTGATAGCTATCGAGTTAGATATACACAAAGACGAGGAGTTTGGTGATATCGATGATAATCATGTTGGGGTTAATATTAACGGTATGAGATCCGTTGTCTCTGCTTCTGCTGGTTACTATGATGATAAAGATGGAAAGTTTAGGAATCTTTCTTTGATTAGTAGAGAGGTAATGAGGCTTTCTATAGTTTATAGTCAACCTGATAAGCAGCTCAACGTTACTCTCTTCCCTGCTAGCATCTCTGTTCCGCCTCGAAAACCGCTTTTGTCCTTGAACAAAGACCTCTCTCCCTATCTGCTAGAAGAGGAAATGTATCTTGGATTCACTGCATCTACTGGTTGGGTTGGTGCAATCCATTACATGATGGGTTGGTTCATCAGTGGAGAAATCGAGTTTCCGAGGCTGGATTTTGGTATGCTACCAGTCCTTCCACGGTATCCGAAGAAAGCATCTCACAGAACAAAGACCATTCTAGCCGTCTGCTTAACTGCATCAGTAATCGCTGCATTTATCGCCTCGTGGATCGGTTTCGTCTTTTACTTGAGGCACAAGAAAGTCAAAGAGGTTCTTGAGGAATGGGAGATTCAGTATGGACCTCATAGGTTTGCTTACAAGGAGCTTTTCGACGCCACAAAGGGTTTCAAGGAGAAACAACTTCTCGGAAGAGGAGGTTTCGGTCAAGTCTACAAAGGCGCTCTTCCGGGTTCTGATGCAGAGATCGCGGTGAAACGGACTTCTCATGATTCAAGACAAGGGATGAGCGAGTTTCTAGCCGAGATATCGACCATCGGTCGGCTTAGACATCCAAATCTTGTAAGGCTTTTGGGGTATTGTAGGCATAAAGAAGATCTCTACTTGGTTTATGACTTCATGCCTAATGGTAGTCTTGACAAGTATCTGTATTACCGCAACAATGAGAATCAAGAACGGCTTACTTGGGAGCAACGTTTCAAGATTATTAAAAACGTTGCGTCTGCTTTACTGTATCTGCATCAAGAATGGGTGCAAGTCATCATTCACCGAGATATCAAACCGGCTAATGTTCTTATCGACCATGAGATGAATGCAAGGCTAGGGGATTTCGGATTGGCTAAGCTGTATGATCAGGGTTTTGATCCGGAAACATCTAAAGTAGCGGGAACGTTAGGTTATATCGCACCAGAGTTTTTAAGAACTGGTAGAGCAACTACCAGCACTGATGTTTATGCATTTGGGCTGGTTATGCTTGAAGTAGTCTGTGGTAGGAGGTTGATAGAGCGACGTGCAGGGGAAGACGAAGAGGTTCTTGTGGATTGGATTCTTGATCTTTGGGAGAAAGGAGAAGACATTCTTGTTGCGGTAGAAGGGAACATACGTCAAGAACAAAACAGAGGACAGCTTGAGCTTGTTTTGAAGCTTGGTGTGTTGTGTTCGCATCAAGCTCCATCAGTTAGGCCGGCTATGAGTGCGGTTATGAGGATCTTGAGTGGCGTTTCGGAGCTTCCGGATAATCTTCTTGATGTGGTGAGGGATGAGAAGTTGAGAGGCTGTCAGGAGAAACCAATGGAACTGCTTTTTGATGTGAATTCTTTGGGTACATCAACGTATACAGATTCTTTAGTCTCACATGCACGCTGA